TCGAAGAGATCAAATCTCCTAAGACCTTGAAATTGCTCAACGAGCTCTTCGGCATCCACGCAATCGCCATGGGGGAACTCACCGGACCTTACGTCTTCACCACCCGAAGTCCAAAGGACAGGGAGTCGACCTCTACCGCCCTCATCAAGATCGAGATGAAGGTGAGGGATACCCTCTCAGGCAAAACCCTCAACACCATCTCCGTCCAAAACCCCATCTTCTCCACCAAAGAGAAGGGGATCTTCTCTGACGAAAAGGCCAAGAGGAGGGCCTTCGAGCTCGCCCTAAACGAATTGAGCCGATCCCTCTTAAAGGAGTTGGACCGGCTCGACTGGTTTTGCCGACCTGCCAAGATCGAAGGCGATGAGATCTACATCAACGTCGGCAGGCTGACAGGCCTGAGGGAGGGAGACGTGATGGAGATCCTGAGGCCTTCGATTTTAGGGGGAAAAGACCAGGTCCGCGGCCAGGTCAGGATTTCAACCCTATTTGGCCTGGACGCTTCAGTTGGAAAACTCATCCAGGGCGGGAAGCCTGAAGAGGAAGACATCCTGAAATTTCTCAGGCGAGGGGGATCCTGAGCGGGTCTCTCCATCGACTGGGAGGGAGGCGGATGGAAAGGTCCCGTTCGAATGGAAAAAAATGAGGAAGGGGGAGAATGCTATGTTTCACATCGGTGATAAGGCGGTCTACCCAGGTCATGGCGTAGGAGTCATCGAAGCCATCGAAACCAGACGCATTTCTGGCAAGGAACAGAGCTTCTATATTCTCCGTTTCGTTGACAATGGGATGACCATCATGGTCCCCCAAGACAATGTGGAATCCGCCGGGTTGAGGACGGTGATTCGAAAGATTGATGTCCGCAAGGTGATCGAAATCTTGAAAAACAGAGACGTGACCATCGACAATCAGACCTGGAACCGGAGATACCGGGAATATATGGAGAAGATCAACAAGGGGTCGATCTATGAAATTGCAGAAGTGTTCCGGGATCTGAATATCCTTAAGGCCGAGAAAGAACTCTCCTTCGGAGAAAAGAAGATCCTCGATATGGCCAAGACGCTCCTGGTGAAGGAACTGGCCATTGCCAAGGATGTCAAGGAGTCGGAGATCCTGAAAGAAATCCGGTCGATCTTTGGCTCATAGCATCCCATTCTTCAACCCTCTCCACCCTTCTTCATTCCCTAAGGCCGAAAGGAGGTGATCTCCATTGAGCAGATGGGTGCTCAATTTTCTTCTCTTCCTCCTAAGCGGAACATGTGGATATTTTTTGGTAAACGCCATTTTCCCTGGAAAAGGCCCGTTGGGATTCCTAACGGGGTTGGTTCCGGCCGGCTTAGCGCTCCTCTTGGAGAGACAACTGACCAAAACCTCCTTGAGAACCCTCCTCGGAGGGGTGGCCGGGTTCGTATCAGGCCTCCTCATGGCCATTCTCCTCAGGTATACCTTCTCCCCTTTTCTTGAAAGGATTCCTTCGATCGCCCTTCCCTTGTACGGGTTGTTCATCGTTTTATCGGGGTATATCGGAGTCTTAACCGGTCTGAAGAGGATGCCGGAACTTCCCCTCCCCATCAGGTTCCCCGAAAAGTCCTCTTTTGAGAAGACCGGAGTCCCCCAGGGGATTCCCAAAATCCTCGACACGAGCGTGATCATCGATGGCCGGATTGCCGATATCGCGGAGACAGGCTTTTTGGAAGGGCCGCTGCTCATCCCCCAATTTATCCTGGGCGAGCTCCAGCACATCGCCGACTCCCATGACCCCCTGAAGAGGACTCGAGGGAGGAGGGGACTCGAAATCCTTCAGCATCTCCAGAAACAGGTGAACGTGGACGTTCGGATCGTCGAAACGGATTACGCCTCGGCCAGAGAGGTCGATGCGAAGCTGATCGAGTTGGCCAAGGAGGTTCACGGGAAGATCATCACCAACGACTCCAACCTCAACAAGGTCGCAGGCCTTCAGGGCATCGAGGTGCTCAACATCAACGCCCTGGCCAATTCGCTGAAGCCCATCGTCCTGCCCGGCGAGGAGATCAATGCCAAAATCGTGAAGGAAGGAAAAGAGATGGGGCAGGGCGTGGCCTACCTCGATGACGGCACGATGATCGTGGTCGACAACGGAAAGAAGCAGATCGGAAAGAACATCGACGTCGTCGTCACCAGCGTCCTCCAGACGCCCGCAGGGAGGATGATCTTCGCCCGCCTCAAGGAAGAGGCCTCACGGGACAGCCGGGGAAGGGAATTGGACTATCCCTTGGACAGCGAATTTTGAGACGAGCCCTCCCCTCTCGCTTAAGAGGATGAAAGCTGACGCCATCATCGTCTCCGCAGGCCAAGGCCTGAGATTCATGGCGGGAAGGAAGAAGCAGTTCTTCTCTCTCGGAGGGAAACCCCTGCTCGCCCACACGCTGGCCCCCTTCGAGGCCTCTCCCCTCGTGCGCGGGATTTACCTCGTGGTGGGAGGAGAGGACATCGAATACTGTCAGAAGGAGATCGTCGAACCCTATCATTACACGAAGATCGCCAAGATCCTTCCCGGTGGCCCCGAAAGGCAGGACTCGGTCAGAAACGGATTGGAAGCCCTGCCTCCGGATGCCGACCTGGTCGTCATCCACGA
Above is a window of Thermodesulfobacteriota bacterium DNA encoding:
- a CDS encoding CarD family transcriptional regulator is translated as MFHIGDKAVYPGHGVGVIEAIETRRISGKEQSFYILRFVDNGMTIMVPQDNVESAGLRTVIRKIDVRKVIEILKNRDVTIDNQTWNRRYREYMEKINKGSIYEIAEVFRDLNILKAEKELSFGEKKILDMAKTLLVKELAIAKDVKESEILKEIRSIFGS
- a CDS encoding PIN domain-containing protein gives rise to the protein MGFLTGLVPAGLALLLERQLTKTSLRTLLGGVAGFVSGLLMAILLRYTFSPFLERIPSIALPLYGLFIVLSGYIGVLTGLKRMPELPLPIRFPEKSSFEKTGVPQGIPKILDTSVIIDGRIADIAETGFLEGPLLIPQFILGELQHIADSHDPLKRTRGRRGLEILQHLQKQVNVDVRIVETDYASAREVDAKLIELAKEVHGKIITNDSNLNKVAGLQGIEVLNINALANSLKPIVLPGEEINAKIVKEGKEMGQGVAYLDDGTMIVVDNGKKQIGKNIDVVVTSVLQTPAGRMIFARLKEEASRDSRGRELDYPLDSEF